In one Sphingobium indicum B90A genomic region, the following are encoded:
- the smpB gene encoding SsrA-binding protein SmpB yields the protein MARPRPEAFDKKKIVAENRRARFEYFLEDVFEAGIALQGTEVKSLRFGEGNIAESYAEVKGEQVWLVNSNIPEFSHGNRFNHEPKRPRKLLLHQREIARMHGAVERKGMTLVPLSIYFNSRGKAKVELALAKGKKTHDKRDTIKERDWKRDQQRIMKAHR from the coding sequence ATGGCCCGTCCCCGTCCCGAAGCCTTCGACAAGAAGAAGATCGTCGCCGAGAACCGGCGCGCCCGTTTCGAATATTTCCTGGAGGATGTGTTCGAGGCCGGCATCGCCCTGCAAGGCACAGAGGTCAAGTCTCTGCGCTTCGGCGAGGGCAATATCGCGGAAAGCTATGCCGAGGTGAAGGGCGAGCAGGTGTGGCTGGTCAACAGCAACATCCCCGAATTCAGCCATGGCAACCGCTTCAACCATGAGCCGAAACGCCCCCGCAAGCTGTTGCTGCACCAGCGGGAGATCGCCCGGATGCACGGCGCCGTCGAGCGCAAGGGCATGACGCTGGTGCCGCTGTCCATCTATTTCAACAGCCGGGGCAAGGCGAAGGTGGAACTGGCGCTGGCCAAGGGCAAGAAGACCCATGACAAGCGCGACACGATCAAGGAACGCGACTGGAAACGCGACCAGCAGCGCATCATGAAGGCGCATCGCTGA
- a CDS encoding hybrid sensor histidine kinase/response regulator yields MQGARVIRDGDAWAADRPSPLALPLLVLLALISAGLVIYAAGNWALGAGFGAAVLAGAALLSWYRRLHPPEVAVGEAVPDWTVARAAADASNMAIAVTDRAGRLVCASDLFGEWFPGFPTPPHVTGDAPLSDSLGHAARAAWRDGEARVEGIVQGALRLDAFLCRTGRSEDYLLWRFSPVRQPSALDDVHRLLTGEAGRQLGEAGIMAVMIGGEGRIRAANGAFLLRAAGRIDANITGRDFAAHMRVDDKGRLFLAREESGGVPLRLLQVPLKRAAQPAGAQSGAQDGPMLLLLIDEPAGNAGGTSALSYIETLLSLLPFGLAMADRDGRVLFMNKAFSRAAGVKPEEKPSYPGDLVVREDQAAVADAVRRFAVGPQMSGDVAVRMRNQPDEPIALSLAGVRGLGEAAVLLSLKDNSEESKLKRQVAQATKMQAIGQLAGGVAHDFNNILTAIIGHCDLMLMRHTPGDSDYDDIQQIKSNSNRAAGLTRQLLAFSRQQTLRPQILQLPDIVADVSNLLKRLLGESVKLEVTHGRNLGAVRADPGQLEQVIVNLAVNARDAMPDGGTLNIQTYAVPAAKVREMRSDILPPADYTAVRVSDTGLGIPPDILSKIFEPFFTTKELGKGTGLGLSTVYGIVKQSGGFIFAESELGRGASFVIYLPVYQGADADQAAQPKAPVRRSETWGTGTVLLVEDEDMVRAVAERALSRQGYKVLTANDGEQGLEVLAGDEKIDLLISDVVMPNMDGPSMVARARATHPDLPVLFMSGYAEEQLRKSIDIANVAFLPKPFSVSQLAEAARDALAMRPAE; encoded by the coding sequence ATGCAGGGGGCGCGTGTGATCAGGGATGGAGACGCTTGGGCGGCTGACCGGCCATCGCCGCTTGCCCTGCCGCTGCTGGTCCTGCTGGCGCTGATTTCCGCCGGGCTGGTGATCTATGCCGCCGGGAACTGGGCGCTGGGCGCGGGCTTCGGCGCGGCGGTGCTGGCCGGGGCGGCGCTGCTGAGCTGGTATCGCAGGCTCCATCCGCCGGAAGTGGCGGTGGGGGAGGCCGTGCCCGACTGGACGGTGGCGCGGGCGGCGGCGGACGCATCCAACATGGCGATCGCCGTCACTGACCGGGCCGGGCGGCTGGTCTGCGCCAGCGACCTGTTCGGGGAGTGGTTTCCCGGTTTTCCCACGCCGCCGCATGTCACCGGCGATGCGCCCCTGTCCGACAGCCTGGGCCACGCCGCCCGCGCCGCCTGGCGCGACGGCGAGGCGCGGGTGGAGGGGATCGTGCAGGGCGCGCTGCGGCTGGACGCCTTCCTGTGCCGCACCGGTCGTTCGGAGGATTATCTGCTGTGGCGCTTTTCCCCCGTGCGCCAGCCCAGCGCGCTGGACGATGTGCATCGCCTGCTGACCGGGGAGGCCGGGCGGCAGTTGGGCGAAGCGGGCATCATGGCGGTGATGATCGGCGGGGAAGGGCGCATCCGGGCCGCCAACGGCGCCTTCCTGCTGCGCGCCGCCGGGCGGATCGACGCCAATATCACCGGGCGCGACTTCGCCGCCCACATGCGGGTGGACGACAAGGGGCGGCTGTTCCTGGCGCGGGAGGAATCGGGCGGCGTTCCGCTGCGGCTGTTGCAGGTGCCGTTGAAGCGCGCCGCCCAGCCGGCGGGGGCGCAATCGGGCGCGCAGGACGGGCCGATGCTGCTGCTGCTGATCGACGAGCCGGCGGGCAATGCGGGCGGGACGTCAGCGCTTTCCTATATCGAGACGCTGTTGTCGCTGCTGCCCTTTGGCCTTGCCATGGCGGATCGTGACGGGCGCGTGCTGTTCATGAACAAGGCCTTTTCGCGGGCCGCGGGCGTCAAGCCGGAGGAGAAGCCGAGCTATCCCGGCGACCTGGTGGTGCGGGAAGATCAGGCGGCGGTGGCCGACGCGGTGCGGCGCTTCGCGGTCGGACCGCAAATGTCGGGCGACGTCGCCGTGCGCATGCGCAACCAGCCCGACGAGCCGATCGCGCTCAGCCTGGCGGGCGTGCGCGGGCTGGGCGAGGCGGCGGTGCTGCTCTCGCTCAAGGACAATAGCGAGGAGAGCAAGCTCAAGCGGCAGGTGGCGCAGGCGACCAAGATGCAGGCGATCGGCCAGCTTGCCGGGGGCGTGGCGCACGACTTCAACAATATCCTGACCGCGATCATCGGCCATTGCGACCTGATGCTGATGCGCCATACGCCGGGCGACAGCGACTATGACGACATCCAGCAGATCAAGTCGAACAGCAACCGCGCTGCGGGGCTGACGCGGCAGTTGCTGGCCTTCTCGCGCCAGCAGACGCTGCGGCCGCAGATATTGCAGTTGCCCGACATCGTCGCGGACGTTTCCAACCTGCTGAAGCGCCTGCTGGGCGAGAGCGTCAAATTGGAAGTCACCCATGGCCGCAATCTGGGCGCGGTGCGGGCGGACCCCGGCCAGTTGGAGCAGGTGATCGTCAACCTGGCCGTCAACGCCCGCGACGCCATGCCGGACGGCGGCACGCTCAACATCCAGACCTATGCCGTGCCCGCCGCCAAGGTGCGGGAGATGCGGTCGGACATATTGCCGCCCGCCGACTATACCGCGGTGCGGGTGTCGGACACGGGCCTGGGCATCCCGCCCGACATATTGTCCAAGATCTTCGAACCCTTCTTCACCACCAAGGAACTGGGCAAGGGCACCGGCCTTGGCCTTTCCACCGTCTACGGCATCGTCAAGCAGTCGGGCGGGTTCATCTTCGCGGAATCCGAACTGGGGCGGGGGGCGAGCTTCGTCATCTACCTGCCGGTCTACCAGGGCGCCGACGCCGATCAGGCCGCGCAGCCCAAGGCGCCGGTCCGCCGCAGCGAAACCTGGGGCACCGGCACCGTGCTGCTGGTGGAGGATGAGGATATGGTGCGCGCCGTCGCGGAACGGGCATTGTCGCGTCAGGGCTACAAGGTGCTGACCGCCAATGACGGCGAACAGGGGCTGGAGGTGCTGGCCGGGGACGAGAAGATCGACCTGCTGATTTCCGACGTGGTGATGCCCAACATGGACGGCCCGTCGATGGTGGCGCGGGCGCGGGCGACACATCCCGACCTGCCGGTGCTGTTCATGTCGGGCTATGCCGAGGAACAGTTGCGCAAATCGATCGACATCGCCAATGTGGCTTTCCTCCCAAAACCCTTTTCCGTCAGCCAGTTGGCGGAAGCGGCGCGGGATGCGCTGGCGATGCGGCCGGCGGAATGA
- the greB gene encoding transcription elongation factor GreB, translating into MSNPHPNYITPEGFAKLRAEYDQLLGVERPKIVEVVSWAAGNGDRSENGDYLYGRKRMREIDGQLKRLSRKMKDAKVVDPRQQPDKSKVYFGATVTIADEDDKRRTVTLVGNDETEASAGRIGWSTPIARALRGAAVGDLRRVMLPAGEKEYEVMEICYPE; encoded by the coding sequence ATGAGCAACCCTCACCCCAATTACATCACTCCGGAAGGCTTCGCGAAGCTGCGCGCCGAATATGACCAGCTTCTTGGCGTCGAGCGCCCGAAGATCGTGGAAGTGGTAAGCTGGGCGGCGGGCAATGGCGACCGCAGCGAAAATGGCGACTATCTCTACGGCCGCAAGCGGATGCGGGAGATCGACGGGCAGTTGAAGCGCCTGTCGCGTAAGATGAAGGACGCGAAGGTCGTCGACCCGCGCCAGCAGCCCGACAAGAGCAAGGTCTATTTTGGCGCGACCGTCACCATCGCGGACGAGGACGACAAGCGCCGCACCGTCACCCTGGTCGGCAATGACGAGACGGAGGCGAGCGCCGGCCGCATCGGCTGGAGCACCCCGATAGCCCGCGCCCTGCGCGGCGCGGCGGTGGGCGACCTGCGCCGCGTGATGCTCCCGGCCGGGGAGAAGGAATATGAGGTGATGGAAATCTGCTACCCGGAGTGA
- a CDS encoding polyphosphate kinase 2 family protein, giving the protein MTIDLADYEKGAKFKGDYEARLAELQERLAKIQVAHIIHDRRSVILLEGWDAAGKGGIIKRMTAQWDPRYYKVHPISAPTEEERDRHFLWRFWTRLPAGRNIAIFDRSWYGRVLVERVEGFCSKGEWKRAYEEINAFEKQQVDAGTNIVKLFVHITQKVQDEQLAERLDTPWKRWKTGADDYRNRARRADYLDAMHDMFRKTDTKAAPWQAIDNNHRRAGRIAALEHVARRLEKLVPMDFPEADPEVVKLAAEAYGYRKMP; this is encoded by the coding sequence ATGACCATCGACCTCGCCGACTATGAGAAGGGCGCGAAGTTCAAGGGCGACTATGAGGCCAGGCTTGCCGAATTGCAGGAGCGGCTCGCCAAGATACAGGTCGCGCACATCATCCACGACCGGCGCAGCGTCATCCTGCTGGAGGGATGGGATGCGGCGGGCAAGGGCGGCATCATCAAGCGCATGACCGCGCAGTGGGACCCGCGCTATTACAAGGTCCATCCCATCTCCGCCCCGACCGAGGAGGAGCGCGACCGGCATTTCCTCTGGCGCTTCTGGACGCGCCTGCCCGCCGGGCGCAACATCGCGATCTTCGACCGAAGCTGGTACGGCCGGGTGCTGGTCGAGCGGGTGGAGGGCTTCTGCTCCAAGGGCGAGTGGAAGCGCGCCTATGAGGAGATCAACGCCTTCGAAAAGCAGCAGGTCGACGCCGGGACCAACATCGTCAAGCTGTTCGTCCACATCACGCAGAAGGTGCAGGACGAGCAGCTTGCCGAGCGGCTGGACACCCCCTGGAAGCGGTGGAAGACCGGCGCGGACGATTATCGAAACCGGGCCAGGCGGGCGGATTATCTGGACGCCATGCACGACATGTTCCGCAAGACCGACACGAAGGCGGCGCCCTGGCAGGCGATCGACAATAATCATCGCCGCGCCGGGCGGATCGCCGCGCTGGAGCATGTGGCGAGGCGGCTGGAGAAGCTGGTGCCGATGGATTTTCCGGAAGCCGATCCGGAGGTGGTGAAGCTGGCGGCCGAGGCATATGGCTACAGGAAAATGCCGTAG
- the aspS gene encoding aspartate--tRNA ligase: protein MHPYRTHTCGALTTAEVGNEVRVSGWVHRKRDHGDLVFIDLRDHYGMVQIVTEVDGPVFQVIESLRAESVVTVTGKVVARAKEAVNPNLPTGEIEIRALDAVVLSAAADLPLPVAGEQEYPEDIRLRYRFLDLRRETLHANIVKRTKIISDMRRRMEGAGFTEYSTPILTASSPEGARDFLVPSRIHPGKFYALPQAPQQYKQLLMVAGFDRYFQIAPCFRDEDPRADRLPGEFYQLDLEMSFVRQEDVWNTMEPVIAEVFEAFADGKPVTPAGSFPRIPHAEAMLKYGSDKPDLRNPILITDVTEHFHGSGFGIFASLVESGSVIRAIPAPGAGAGSRKFFDDMNNWARGEGYSGLGYINIKDGVPGGPIAKNHGEERTAKLIEALGLGPNDGVFFAAGKEGQAAKLAGLARIRVGEQLDLIDRDRFELCWIVDFPFYEYDEDTKSIDFAHNPFSMPQGGLDALENQDPLSLKAYQYDMVCNGYEIASGSIRNQSPELMVKAFEKVGLSQADVEERFGGLYRAFQYGAPPHGGMAAGVDRIVMLLCGAQNLREITLFPMNQRAEDLLMGAPSPAEFKQLRELHIRVVEPQAKA, encoded by the coding sequence ATGCATCCCTATCGCACCCACACCTGCGGCGCCCTTACGACGGCGGAGGTCGGCAATGAGGTGCGGGTGTCCGGTTGGGTGCACCGCAAGCGGGATCATGGCGACCTGGTCTTCATCGACCTGCGCGATCATTATGGCATGGTGCAGATCGTCACCGAAGTCGACGGGCCGGTGTTCCAGGTGATCGAATCGCTGCGGGCGGAAAGCGTCGTGACGGTGACGGGCAAGGTCGTCGCGCGGGCGAAGGAAGCGGTGAACCCGAACCTGCCGACCGGCGAGATCGAGATTCGCGCTCTGGACGCGGTGGTGCTGTCCGCCGCCGCCGACCTGCCGCTGCCGGTCGCGGGGGAGCAGGAATATCCGGAGGACATCCGCCTGCGCTATCGCTTCCTCGACCTGCGGCGCGAGACGCTGCACGCGAACATCGTCAAGCGGACGAAGATCATTTCCGACATGCGCCGCCGCATGGAAGGGGCGGGCTTCACCGAATATTCGACGCCGATCCTGACCGCCAGCAGCCCGGAAGGCGCGCGCGACTTCCTGGTGCCCAGCCGCATCCATCCGGGGAAATTCTACGCCCTGCCGCAGGCGCCGCAGCAGTATAAGCAGTTGCTGATGGTCGCGGGTTTCGACCGCTATTTCCAGATCGCGCCCTGCTTCCGCGACGAAGACCCCCGCGCCGACCGGCTGCCGGGCGAATTCTACCAGCTTGACCTGGAAATGAGCTTCGTGCGCCAGGAAGATGTCTGGAACACGATGGAGCCGGTGATCGCTGAGGTGTTCGAGGCCTTTGCCGACGGCAAGCCCGTGACCCCGGCGGGCAGCTTCCCGCGAATCCCCCATGCCGAGGCGATGCTGAAATATGGGTCGGACAAGCCCGACCTGCGCAACCCGATCCTGATCACCGACGTCACCGAGCATTTCCATGGCTCCGGCTTCGGCATCTTCGCCTCTCTGGTGGAGAGCGGCAGCGTGATCCGCGCCATCCCGGCGCCGGGCGCTGGCGCGGGCAGCCGCAAATTCTTCGACGACATGAACAATTGGGCGCGCGGCGAAGGCTATTCGGGCCTGGGCTATATCAACATCAAGGACGGCGTGCCCGGCGGCCCCATCGCCAAGAATCATGGCGAGGAACGCACGGCCAAGCTGATCGAGGCGCTGGGCCTGGGGCCGAACGACGGCGTGTTCTTCGCGGCGGGCAAGGAAGGCCAGGCGGCGAAGCTGGCGGGCCTGGCGCGGATTCGCGTGGGCGAGCAGCTCGACCTGATCGACAGGGATCGCTTCGAACTGTGCTGGATCGTCGACTTCCCCTTCTACGAATATGACGAGGACACCAAGTCCATCGACTTCGCGCACAACCCCTTTTCCATGCCGCAGGGCGGGCTGGACGCGCTGGAGAATCAGGATCCGCTGAGCCTGAAGGCCTATCAGTACGACATGGTCTGCAACGGCTATGAAATCGCTTCGGGTTCGATCCGCAACCAGTCGCCCGAATTGATGGTCAAGGCGTTCGAGAAGGTGGGCCTCAGCCAGGCGGACGTGGAGGAGCGCTTTGGCGGCCTCTACCGCGCCTTCCAATATGGCGCGCCGCCCCATGGCGGCATGGCGGCGGGCGTGGACCGCATCGTCATGCTGCTCTGCGGGGCGCAGAATCTGCGCGAGATCACGCTGTTCCCGATGAACCAGCGGGCCGAAGACCTGCTGATGGGCGCGCCCAGCCCGGCGGAGTTCAAGCAGTTGCGCGAACTGCACATCCGGGTCGTGGAGCCGCAGGCCAAGGCCTGA
- a CDS encoding DUF2062 domain-containing protein has product MDNRLSRWWHANAPTRESLENNRFLAPVAHRVLEPSLWRFTRRSVPRGVALGLLVGIFLLIPGVQIAGAALLALPFRANIPLAAAMTFLSNPATTPLFLMASVWMGNWMLGRTADASGFMALIDRHASIREWCAWLFSEAAPAMLLGLALISLAFAVVGYFLADWIWRHRMGRKWHARKLRIGKARESGALEEIASA; this is encoded by the coding sequence ATGGACAATCGACTTTCCCGCTGGTGGCACGCCAATGCGCCCACCCGCGAGTCGCTGGAAAACAACCGCTTTCTGGCCCCGGTGGCGCATCGCGTGCTGGAACCCTCGCTGTGGCGCTTCACCCGGCGGTCGGTGCCGCGCGGCGTGGCGCTGGGGTTGCTGGTCGGCATCTTCCTGCTGATCCCCGGCGTGCAGATTGCGGGCGCGGCGCTGCTGGCGCTGCCGTTCCGGGCGAATATTCCGCTGGCGGCGGCGATGACGTTCCTGTCCAATCCTGCCACCACGCCGCTGTTCCTGATGGCTTCGGTGTGGATGGGCAACTGGATGTTGGGGCGGACGGCGGATGCTTCGGGCTTCATGGCGCTGATCGACCGGCACGCCTCGATCCGCGAATGGTGCGCCTGGCTCTTTTCGGAGGCCGCGCCTGCCATGCTGCTGGGACTGGCGCTGATTTCCCTGGCTTTCGCGGTGGTCGGCTATTTCCTGGCCGACTGGATCTGGCGCCATCGCATGGGGCGGAAATGGCATGCGCGCAAATTGAGGATTGGCAAGGCGCGCGAAAGCGGCGCATTGGAGGAAATCGCTTCGGCCTGA
- a CDS encoding lytic transglycosylase domain-containing protein encodes MPLIALLLFTAGASAQTETAVPAPASAYPPGAVVQPIPRSTEPSPWQQAQSRIGVASDPSISGTISQWRALQQSDGLGSSTYMSFIMANPGWPGEDRMRRLAETGINPNSYDPGQVVAFFARFPPRTATGNARHALALMQQGRMGEARIAARNAWIGGTLSPDDEARLLSLFGSGWTSAEHDLRADALLWKGDLFGAQRMLAYVSPARRPVYEARIAFRQKAPDAAMKMQLAEAVGATDAGFVADKAAWLLNTGNWIAGRQYLANRPALTFRPGDAEKWYEVLLTQARAAANDSQWSFAYGIASKLDDAYLPGTDVSTRPIGERDDYTSLAWLAGSTAFYNLGKPLDAMEMFRRYATAAKSPQTQSKGFYWAGRAALQAGDAASANSYFARAGAFPDQFYGQLALERLGRPIPAPAAVERPVEISASERAAFANRSVVRAVKALGQMGYWEDQSKFARAIANNADSDADHYLAVELAQSIGRPDMGVMVGRRAVSSGLTGYGTSAFPRVPVPSEAQYNWTMVHAIARQESQFDRQIVSHAGARGLMQLMPGTAREQAGKLGMSYDPSSLNDPSYNIMLGSSYFQRMLDYYGGSYPLAVAAYNAGPGNVNRWISANGDPRLPGADILRWIEQIPLFETRNYVQRVLENAVVYEAMNPGRARFRGTTTPLSKYLGKQTPG; translated from the coding sequence ATGCCTTTGATCGCCCTTCTGCTTTTCACGGCCGGCGCCAGCGCCCAGACCGAAACCGCCGTCCCCGCGCCCGCCTCGGCCTATCCGCCGGGCGCCGTGGTGCAGCCGATTCCCCGCTCCACCGAGCCCAGCCCCTGGCAGCAGGCGCAAAGCCGAATCGGCGTGGCGAGCGATCCTTCGATCTCCGGCACGATCAGCCAGTGGCGCGCGCTCCAGCAGAGCGATGGGCTGGGGTCTTCGACCTATATGAGCTTCATCATGGCCAATCCCGGCTGGCCGGGGGAAGACCGGATGCGGCGGCTGGCGGAAACCGGCATCAATCCCAACAGCTACGATCCGGGGCAGGTCGTCGCCTTCTTCGCCCGCTTCCCGCCGCGCACCGCGACCGGCAACGCCCGCCATGCGCTGGCGCTGATGCAGCAGGGCCGCATGGGCGAAGCGCGGATCGCGGCGCGCAACGCCTGGATCGGCGGCACCCTCTCCCCCGATGACGAGGCGCGATTGCTCTCGCTGTTCGGTTCCGGCTGGACATCGGCGGAGCATGACCTGCGCGCCGACGCCCTGCTGTGGAAGGGCGACCTGTTCGGCGCGCAACGGATGCTGGCCTATGTCTCGCCCGCCCGCCGCCCCGTCTATGAGGCGCGCATCGCCTTCCGCCAGAAGGCGCCCGACGCCGCGATGAAGATGCAACTGGCCGAGGCCGTCGGCGCGACCGACGCGGGCTTCGTCGCGGACAAGGCGGCATGGCTGCTCAACACCGGCAACTGGATCGCCGGGCGTCAATATCTGGCCAACCGCCCGGCGCTGACCTTCCGCCCCGGCGACGCGGAAAAATGGTATGAGGTGCTGCTGACCCAGGCGCGCGCCGCCGCGAACGACAGCCAGTGGAGCTTCGCCTACGGCATCGCCAGCAAGCTGGACGACGCCTATCTGCCAGGCACCGACGTCAGCACCCGGCCCATCGGCGAGCGCGACGATTATACCAGCCTAGCCTGGCTGGCGGGGTCGACGGCCTTCTACAATCTCGGCAAGCCGCTGGACGCGATGGAGATGTTCCGCCGCTACGCCACCGCCGCCAAGTCGCCGCAGACCCAGTCCAAGGGCTTCTACTGGGCGGGCCGCGCCGCGCTCCAGGCCGGGGACGCCGCCAGCGCAAACAGCTATTTCGCCCGCGCCGGGGCCTTTCCCGACCAGTTTTACGGCCAGCTCGCGCTTGAACGGCTGGGCCGCCCGATCCCCGCTCCCGCCGCCGTGGAGCGCCCGGTGGAAATCTCCGCGAGCGAACGCGCCGCCTTCGCCAACCGATCGGTCGTCCGGGCGGTGAAGGCGCTGGGCCAGATGGGCTATTGGGAGGATCAGAGCAAATTCGCCCGCGCCATCGCCAACAATGCCGACAGCGACGCCGACCATTATCTGGCCGTCGAGCTGGCGCAGAGCATCGGCCGTCCCGACATGGGCGTGATGGTCGGCCGCCGCGCCGTGTCCAGCGGCCTCACCGGCTATGGGACAAGCGCCTTCCCCCGCGTGCCGGTGCCGTCCGAAGCGCAATATAACTGGACCATGGTCCACGCCATCGCCCGGCAGGAAAGCCAGTTCGACCGGCAGATCGTCAGCCACGCCGGGGCGCGGGGATTGATGCAGTTGATGCCCGGCACCGCCCGCGAACAGGCGGGCAAGCTGGGGATGAGCTACGACCCCAGTTCGCTCAACGACCCCAGCTACAACATCATGCTGGGTTCCTCTTATTTCCAGCGGATGCTGGACTATTATGGCGGCAGCTATCCGCTGGCGGTGGCGGCCTATAATGCCGGGCCGGGCAATGTGAACCGCTGGATCAGCGCCAATGGCGACCCCCGGCTGCCCGGCGCCGACATTCTGCGCTGGATCGAGCAGATCCCGCTGTTCGAAACGCGCAACTATGTCCAGCGCGTGCTGGAAAACGCCGTGGTGTACGAGGCGATGAACCCTGGGCGTGCGCGCTTCAGGGGCACGACGACGCCCTTGTCCAAATATCTCGGCAAACAGACGCCGGGCTAG
- the dapA gene encoding 4-hydroxy-tetrahydrodipicolinate synthase yields MFSGSIPALITPFRDGAVDEAAFRAFVDWQIGEGSSALVPCGTTGESATMTVEEHNRVIAICVDQAAGRVPVIAGCGSNDTRIALEHMFAAQAAGADAALVVAPYYNKPNQEGVYRHFAHLAERCSLPIILYNVPSRTITDIGVPVIHRLSEEFQTIVGIKDATGNLGRVAAQRLACRADFCQLSGNDETALGFNAMGGKGCISVTANVAPRLCAEFQQATENGDWDGALALQDRLYPLHDALFSDASPGPVKYALTRVRPDMPGDVRLPITWPSESSRAAVDRALEIAGLV; encoded by the coding sequence ATGTTTTCCGGGTCGATTCCGGCGCTGATCACGCCCTTCCGCGACGGGGCGGTGGACGAGGCGGCTTTCCGCGCCTTTGTCGACTGGCAGATCGGGGAAGGCAGCAGCGCCCTCGTTCCCTGCGGCACGACGGGCGAAAGCGCGACCATGACGGTCGAGGAGCATAATCGCGTCATCGCCATCTGCGTCGACCAGGCGGCGGGCCGCGTGCCGGTGATCGCCGGTTGCGGATCGAACGACACCCGAATCGCGCTGGAGCATATGTTCGCTGCGCAGGCGGCCGGGGCGGATGCGGCGCTGGTCGTCGCGCCCTATTACAACAAGCCCAATCAGGAGGGGGTCTACCGGCATTTCGCGCATCTGGCGGAGCGCTGTTCCCTGCCCATCATCCTCTACAATGTGCCCAGCCGCACCATCACCGACATCGGCGTTCCGGTGATCCACCGCCTGTCGGAGGAGTTCCAGACCATTGTCGGCATCAAGGACGCCACCGGGAATCTGGGGCGGGTCGCCGCGCAGCGGCTCGCCTGCCGGGCCGATTTCTGCCAGCTTTCCGGCAATGACGAAACGGCGCTGGGATTCAACGCGATGGGAGGGAAGGGCTGCATTTCGGTCACGGCCAATGTCGCGCCGCGCCTGTGCGCCGAATTCCAGCAGGCGACGGAGAACGGCGATTGGGATGGTGCCCTGGCGCTCCAGGATCGTCTCTATCCCCTGCATGATGCCCTGTTCAGCGACGCTTCACCCGGCCCGGTCAAATATGCCCTCACGCGGGTCCGCCCCGACATGCCCGGCGACGTCCGCCTGCCGATCACCTGGCCGTCGGAATCGAGCCGCGCCGCCGTGGACCGGGCGCTGGAGATCGCGGGACTGGTTTGA
- the rnd gene encoding ribonuclease D: MQIHPLITDSKTLAQFCARIAKSPYIAVDTEFMRENSYWPDLCLVQVADEHEAAAIDPKAPGLDLSPLLDLMVDNEDVLKVFHAGGQDLEIIYNLTGKTPHPLFDTQIAAMALGLGEQIGYGNLVDAWLGVQLDKGARFTDWARRPLDKRQIDYAIGDVTYLIQIFPKMLEELRRTGRGDWLDQEMERISDPSNYENKPDEAWQRVRIASRKADVLGRLKALAAWREMEAQDKNLPRGRIVKDETLADIASHPPRTQEDLGKVRGLSATWKTNDIGNRLMLALASHAPLAKEEMPERDPKRPGLGKDGALVADLLKLLLKIRSRDINVAARLIARSDDIDALAAGVREDLAILEGWRYEQFGRDAVDLVEGRLAFAVKNGRLKMTRTQ; encoded by the coding sequence ATGCAAATCCATCCGCTGATTACCGACAGCAAGACTCTCGCCCAATTCTGCGCCCGGATCGCCAAGTCGCCCTATATCGCGGTCGATACCGAATTCATGCGCGAAAACAGCTATTGGCCCGACCTCTGCCTGGTGCAGGTCGCGGACGAGCATGAGGCGGCCGCCATCGATCCCAAGGCGCCCGGCCTCGACCTGTCGCCCCTGCTCGACCTGATGGTCGACAATGAGGATGTGCTGAAGGTCTTTCACGCGGGCGGCCAGGACCTGGAGATCATCTACAACCTGACCGGCAAGACGCCCCATCCGCTGTTCGACACGCAGATCGCGGCGATGGCGCTGGGGCTGGGCGAGCAGATCGGCTACGGCAATCTGGTCGACGCCTGGCTGGGCGTGCAGCTCGACAAGGGCGCGCGCTTCACCGACTGGGCGCGCCGCCCGCTCGACAAGCGGCAGATCGACTATGCGATCGGCGACGTCACCTATCTGATCCAGATATTCCCCAAGATGCTGGAGGAACTGCGCCGCACCGGCCGCGGCGACTGGCTGGACCAGGAGATGGAGCGGATCAGCGACCCGTCCAATTACGAGAACAAGCCGGACGAGGCCTGGCAGCGCGTCCGCATCGCCAGCCGCAAGGCCGATGTGCTGGGCCGCCTGAAGGCGCTGGCGGCATGGCGCGAGATGGAGGCGCAGGACAAGAACCTGCCCCGCGGCCGCATCGTCAAGGACGAGACGCTGGCCGACATCGCCAGCCACCCGCCGCGCACGCAGGAAGACCTGGGCAAGGTGCGCGGCCTGTCCGCCACCTGGAAGACCAACGACATCGGCAACCGCCTGATGCTGGCGCTGGCAAGCCACGCGCCGCTCGCCAAGGAGGAAATGCCGGAGCGCGACCCCAAGCGCCCCGGCCTGGGCAAGGACGGCGCGCTGGTGGCGGACCTGTTGAAGCTGCTGCTGAAAATCCGTTCCCGCGACATCAACGTCGCCGCGCGCCTCATCGCCCGCAGCGACGACATCGACGCGCTGGCGGCCGGCGTGCGGGAAGACCTCGCCATCCTGGAAGGCTGGCGCTATGAACAGTTCGGCCGCGATGCGGTCGACCTGGTGGAGGGTCGCCTGGCCTTCGCTGTCAAGAACGGCCGCCTCAAGATGACCCGCACGCAATAG